In Helianthus annuus cultivar XRQ/B chromosome 3, HanXRQr2.0-SUNRISE, whole genome shotgun sequence, a single window of DNA contains:
- the LOC110896095 gene encoding putative pentatricopeptide repeat-containing protein At1g12700, mitochondrial has translation MMNRTNSVLHAFIKFRGNSITISPFSSFQFGLQYGTHSHGSSVIDKITNLNDALNLFDVMSQRRPLPSIVMFTQLLNVVTKMKHFPSSLHLFNQMCSLGLPVNEYSMSIAIKCCCQLYRTNDGFAVLGSCFRRAIPPNVFIFNALLDGLVLEDKILEAENLFKKLIKQKLCEPDVVTYNTMIKGLCKFGNNVTALALLRLMEQTNCKPDIFTYNTIIDSLFKDKMIDDAFKLFKEMVSDKGILPNVITYNSLICGLCKLGRWDEASKMLKEMEDENISPDVQTFNVLVDAFCKEGKVEEAEAVINIMVERDKVPDIVTYSSLIDGYCLRGEMIKAREIFDSMTLRGLVPNVVTYSSLLNGYCKNRNIEEAMQMFRQMTGQGLKPNVVTYNTMLQGLFQVGRCVDARKLFNEMHAQGLIPDQCTYRIIVDGLCNNHLVEDALSLFQLMGDSKLNSDIVVYTILIDGAGKCGKFHIARNLFHGLSVKGLKPDVRTYNVMIGGFCREGLLGEAKLLFLKMEESGYPPNNVTYRVFLQGCLKNQHYDDVEMLLQEMDDRGYSLDASTLSLFIDDIAAGLLDRSMLKLLGKLVPKELIDDPSLCDWE, from the coding sequence ATGATGAATCGCACAAATTCTGTTCTTCATGCTTTTATTAAATTCAGAGGTAATTCTATTACCATCTCCCCTTTCTCATCTTTCCAGTTCGGTTTACAATACGGTACTCACTCGCATGGTTCTTCTGTGATTGATAAAATTACCAACTTGAATGATGCACTCAACTTGTTCGATGTAATGTCACAGAGACGCCCTTTGCCATCTATTGTTATGTTCACTCAGTTGTTGAATGTTGTTACTAAAATGAAACATTTTCCCTCTTCTCTTCATCTTTTCAACCAAATGTGTTCCCTTGGTCTCCCTGTTAATGAATATTCTATGAGCATTGCAATCAAGTGTTGTTGTCAGTTGTATCGCACCAACGACGGGTTTGCAGTCCTAGGAAGCTGCTTTAGGCGAGCTATTCCACCCAACGTCTTCATATTTAATGCACTCTTAGACGGACTCGTCCTTGAAGATAAGATTCTTGAAGCAGAGAATCTATTCAAGAAGCTTATTAAACAAAAACTTTGTGAACCTGATGTAGTTACTTACAACACAATGATTAAAGGGCTTTGCAAGTTCGGTAATAACGTTACAGCACTTGCTTTGCTCAGGCTAATGGAACAAACAAACTGCAAGCCTGATATTTTTACATATAACACCATCATTGATAGTCTTTTCAAGGATAAAATGATAGATGACGCTTTCAAGCTCTTTAAAGAAATGGTATCTGACAAAGGTATTCTACCAAACGTCATCACCTACAACTCTTTAATTTGTGGTCTTTGTAAATTAGGTCGTTGGGATGAGGCCTCAAAGATGCTAAAAGAAATGGAGGATGAGAACATTTCTCCGGATGTGCAAACCTTTAATGTATTAGTTGATGCTTTTTGCAAGGAAGGTAAAGTAGAAGAAGCTGAGGCTGTTATCAACATCATGGTTGAGAGAGATAAGGTTCCAGACATAGTGACGTACAGTTCACTTATTGATGGTTACTGTCTTCGAGGTGAAATGATCAAAGCAAGGGAGATTTTTGATTCAATGACACTTAGAGGTCTCGTTCCTAATGTTGTTACTTACAGTAGTTTATTGAATGGGTATTGCAAGAATCGGAATATAGAAGAGGCTATGCAAATGTTTCGTCAAATGACCGGACAAGGTTTAAAACCCAATGTGGTCACTTACAACACCATGTTACAAGGATTGTTTCAGGTTGGGCGTTGTGTAGATGCACGCAAACTCTTCAATGAGATGCATGCACAAGGCCTAATTCCAGACCAATGCACTTATCGAATAATTGTAGACGGTCTTTGCAACAACCATCTAGTAGAAGATGCGCTCTCTTTGTTCCAGTTAATGGGTGATAGCAAGCTTAATTCTGATATTGTTGTGTACACTATCCTCATTGATGGGGCAGGAAAATGTGGGAAATTTCACATTGCAAGGAATCTTTTCCATGGCCTAAGCGTTAAAGGTTTGAAACCTGATGTCAGGACATATAATGTGATGATTGGTGGTTTTTGTCGCGAAGGTCTATTGGGGGAAGCAAAGTTGTTGTTTCTTAAAATGGAAGAGAGTGGCTACCCACCAAATAATGTTACTTACCGTGTTTTTCTCCAAGGATGTCTAAAGAACCAGCACTATGATGATGTGGAGATGCTTTTACAGGAAATGGATGATAGAGGTTACTCACTTGATGCTTCGACTTTATCGTTATTTATAGATGATATCGCAGCTGGTTTACTAGATAGAAGTATGCTTAAGCTGTTAGGTAAGCTTGTGCCAAAAGAATTAATAGACGACCCTAGCTTGTGCGACTGGGAGTGA
- the LOC110893613 gene encoding pentatricopeptide repeat-containing protein At1g62670, mitochondrial-like yields the protein MNLTNSLLIKFRGNSITTSFLLHSNFSTNRSMLHKITNLNHALNLFDEMSQRRPLPSVVLFNQLLTAVTKIKHFSTSLHLFNQMCSLGVPVNEFSMSIAIKCCCQLNRTNDGFAVLGSCFRRAIPPNVYIYSALLDGLVLEDKILEAEMLFKKLVKQKLCEPNVVMYSTMIKGLCKFGNNVTAVALLRLMEQKNCKPSIVTYSTIIDSLCKDKMMDDALKLLKEMVSDKGILPNVITYNSLICGLCKLGRWNEASKLLKEMEDENISPDVQTFTALVDAFCKEGKVEEAEAVINIMIERGEVPNVVTYSSLLNGYCKNRNIEEAMQMFREMAGKGLNPNVVTYNTMLQGLFKVGRCVAARKLFDEMHAQGQIPDQNTYRIVLEGLCNSRQVEEALSLFQLMGDSKLNSDIVVYTILIDGAGKCGKFHIARNLFHGLSVKGLKPDVRTYNVMIGGFCREGLLGEAKLLFLKMEESGCLPNNVTYRVFVQGCLKNKHYDDVEMLLQEMDGRGYSLDASTLSWLIHHIAAGLLDRSMLKLLGKLVPKELLNNPSLCDWE from the coding sequence ATGAATCTCACAAATTCTCTTCTTATCAAATTCAGAGGTAATTCAATCACCACATCCTTCCTTCTTCACTCTAATTTCTCCACAAATCGATCCATGCTTCATAAAATCACCAACTTGAATCATGCACTCAACCTGTTCGATGAAATGTCACAGAGACGCCCTCTTCCATCTGTTGTTCTGTTTAATCAGTTGTTGACCGCTGTTACTAAAATCAAACATTTTTCTACCTCTCTTCATCTTTTCAACCAAATGTGTTCCCTTGGTGTCCCTGTTAATGAATTTTCTATGAGCATTGCAATCAAGTGTTGTTGTCAGTTGAATCGCACCAACGACGGTTTTGCAGTCCTAGGAAGCTGCTTTAGGCGAGCTATTCCACCCAATGTGTACATATATAGTGCACTCTTAGATGGACTCGTCCTTGAAGATAAGATTCTTGAAGCAGAGATGTTATTCAAGAAGCTCGTCAAACAAAAACTTTGTGAACCTAATGTTGTTATGTACAGCACAATGATTAAAGGGCTTTGCAAGTTCGGTAATAACGTTACAGCAGTTGCTTTGCTCAGGCTAATGGAACAAAAAAACTGCAAGCCTAGTATTGTTACATATAGCACCATCATTGATAGTCTTTGCAAGGATAAAATGATGGATGATGCTTTGAAGCTCTTAAAAGAAATGGTATCTGACAAAGGTATTCTACCAAACGTCATCACCTACAACTCTTTAATCTGTGGTCTCTGTAAGTTAGGTCGTTGGAATGAGGCCTCAAAGCTGCTAAAAGAAATGGAGGATGAGAACATTTCTCCAGATGTGCAAACCTTTACTGCATTAGTTGATGCATTTTGCAAGGAAGGTAAAGTAGAAGAAGCTGAGGCTGTTATCAACATCATGATTGAGAGAGGTGAGGTTCCTAATGTTGTTACTTACAGTAGTTTATTGAATGGGTATTGCAAGAATCGGAATATAGAAGAGGCTATGCAAATGTTTCGTGAAATGGCTGGGAAAGGTTTAAATCCCAATGTAGTCACTTACAACACCATGTTACAAGGATTGTTTAAGGTTGGGCGGTGTGTAGCTGCACGCAAACTCTTCGATGAGATGCATGCACAAGGACAAATTCCAGACCAAAACACGTATCGAATAGTTTTAGAGGGTCTTTGCAACAGCCGTCAAGTAGAAGAGGCACTCTCTTTGTTCCAGTTAATGGGTGATAGCAAGCTTAATTCTGATATTGTTGTGTACACTATCCTCATTGACGGGGCAGGAAAATGTGGGAAATTTCACATTGCAAGGAATCTTTTCCATGGCCTAAGCGTTAAAGGTTTGAAACCTGATGTCAGGACATATAATGTGATGATTGGTGGTTTTTGTCGGGAAGGTCTATTGGGGGAAGCAAAGTTGTTGTTTCTTAAAATGGAAGAGAGTGGCTGCCTACCAAATAATGTTACTTACCGTGTTTTTGTCCAAGGATGTTTAAAGAACAAGCACTATGATGATGTAGAGATGCTTTTACAGGAAATGGATGGTAGAGGTTACTCACTTGATGCTTCGACTTTATCATGGTTAATACATCATATCGCAGCTGGTTTACTAGATAGAAGTATGCTTAAGCTGTTAGGTAAGCTTGTGCCAAAAGAATTATTGAACAATCCTAGCTTGTGCGACTGGGAGTGA
- the LOC110896096 gene encoding uncharacterized GPI-anchored protein At1g61900: MRESEAQKLNFMLIFSRVLIFCFNGSQCSSLHNSLIFDQRADNLLPETGNPEPLYPLLGPSPFTITNNTAPKLSGLCTLDFDAIDTMMSITATDCFTVFAPYLANVVCCPQLEATLVILIGQSSKKTKTLSLNSTHAKHCLSDFDQILTSQGADNTLQQICSVGPSNLTEASCPVKDVDGFEKMVNTSKILASCGKIDLVNECCRETCQNAISEAAKDLASVSNEFDAMGIRRMSDISTRVINDCKSIVLRWLASKLEPLRDKEALRGLANCNVNKGEPIMLHLIF, from the exons GTTTCAATGGCTCCCAATGCAGCTCACTGCATAACTCCCTAATATTTGATCAAAGAGCGGATAACTTGTTGCCCGAGACCGGAAATCCTGAAcccctatatcctcttcttggacCGTCTCCCTTCACAATCACAAATAACACCGCCCCAAAGTTATCAG GCCTCTGTACGCTAGACTTCGATGCGATAGATACCATGATGAGCATTACTGCAACTGATTGTTTCACGGTATTTGCACCGTACCTTGCCAATGTAGTATGCTGTCCACAACTTGAAGCAACTCTCGTGATACTCATTGGTCAATCCAGTAAAAAAACCAAAACACTTTCGCTAAACTCGACTCACGCTAAACACTGTCTTTCTGACTTTGACCAAATTCTCACGAGTCAAGGTGCGGATAACACTTTGCAGCAGATTTGTTCCGTTGGTCCGTCAAACCTAACCGAAGCTTCTTGCCCAGTAAAAGATGTTGACGGGTTTGAAAAAATGGTCAACACTTCTAAGATTCTTGCTAGTTGTGGGAAGATTGATCTTGTTAATGAGTGTTGTCGGGAGACGTGTCAAAATGCTATATCGGAAGCTGCCAAGGATCTTGCGTCTGTTTCTAATGAATTTGATGCAATGGGGATACGACGTATGTCGGATATCTCGACTCGGGTGATTAACGATTGCAAAAGTATTGTTTTGAGATGGTTAGCAAGTAAACTTGAACCGTTACGTGACAAAGAAGCCCTTAGAGGTTTAGCTAATTGCAATGTTAATAAAGGTGAGCCAATCATGCTTCATTTGATCTTTTAA